Proteins from one Gossypium raimondii isolate GPD5lz chromosome 8, ASM2569854v1, whole genome shotgun sequence genomic window:
- the LOC105792111 gene encoding MYB-like transcription factor ODO1, which produces MGRQPCCDKLGVKKGPWTAEEDKKLINFILTNGQCCWRAVPKLAGLRRCGKSCRLRWTNYLRPDLKRGLLSETEEQLVIDLHARLGNRWSKIAARLPGRTDNEIKNHWNTHIKKKLIKMGIDPVTHEPLNKEARTQESSSHAHHSADNHTTENDGIANSSEDNSSSPTENCSTTDDPNLLDAICSDESLLNSLWMDEPPLVDVSWTSISAGETNCNLTSLPSWEEDCAWLLDCQDFGANDFGFDYLNDIELNTLEMGDKSVA; this is translated from the exons ATGGGTAGGCAGCCTTGCTGTGACAAACTGGGTGTGAAAAAAGGGCCATGGACTGCCGAGGAAGACAAAAAACTCATTAACTTTATCCTCACCAATGGCCAGTGTTGCTGGCGTGCTGTTCCTAAGCTTGCCGGCCTCCGCCGCTGCGGTAAGAGCTGCCGCCTTCGGTGGACTAATTACCTTCGGCCTGACTTGAAGAGAGGCCTTCTTTCTGAGACCGAAGAACAGTTGGTTATTGACCTTCATGCCCGTCTTGGAAATAG GTGGTCGAAGATTGCAGCCAGGTTGCCAGGCAGAACTGATAATGAGATCAAGAATCACTGGAACACCCATATCAAGAAAAAGCTTATTAAAATGGGAATCGATCCCGTTACTCACGAACCCTTGAACAAAGAAGCTAGGACCCAAGAAAGTTCATCCCATGCTCATCATTCTGCAGATAACCATACCACAGAAAACGATGGCATAGCCAATTCATCAGAGGATAATTCAAGTTCACCAACGGAGAATTGCTCTACTACTGACGACCCCAATTTGTTAGACGCTATTTGCAGCGATGAATCTTTATTGAATAGCTTATGGATGGACGAACCTCCCCTAGTGGATGTTTCATGGACCAGTATATCAGCAGGAGAAACCAACTGCAACCTCACAAGCTTACCGTCTTGGGAGGAGGACTGCGCATGGTTGCTGGATTGTCAGGATTTTGGTGCTAACGACTTCGGGTTCGATTACCTAAACGACATTGAATTGAACACGTTAGAGATGGGCGACAAATCGGTAGCCTGA